The Notolabrus celidotus isolate fNotCel1 chromosome 16, fNotCel1.pri, whole genome shotgun sequence genomic sequence TTCTGTGGGTCTGTGTTATCATAGAGATGTCTCGGATCAAAGGTTGAGGGGAATgtctgagagaaagaaaaggaaaggtgaTGAGAATGACTGCTTTTGTACGGTCAAAAATGTAAGAGCAGCATTAaattacacacatgcacacacaaagtgTTTGTGAGGATTGGAACACTTGTGGAGAGGAAGGTGGGGACCCAAAGGCTGCACCCTGCTCTCACCGAGAGGTCGCTGGAAGGAAGGAACCCAAATTTACCAACCTGGGTGGGAGGCATTTcacgcaccacacacacacaaatgcgcGTACACACTCTCATGAGACGCAGGTGTGCACAACTGGGAGGGGCTCAACACAGCAGGAGCACCGGCAGTGAGGCTTAGAGGGATGAGCGTGGATAGAGGAATAACCAGCAGAGTTCGTTTTTCCTTCCATGCTTAGTCTTTGTaaaacagctttcagggagctggTATTGCTCAGTCAGAAGAGCAGACACCTTAATATACAACGGGAAAGCCCACGATGCTCTGGTCCATGTTTTGATTCCTGACCTTTGACCATTTGGCGCATGTATTCCTCCACGATTGTCTCTCACCAGTCGTCCTATACAACACAGgcaaaggtaaaaaataatgatgGAAGAAAATTAGGTCCTCTTGTCCTGGATCATACAGACTGAGGGAGACTAGCTGTATAATTAACAACAGACTAGAGTTAGTTCAAGCCTGTGAAATATCGAATTTACCACTGGTACATAGTTTTTTTGAAGTAGatcatctctttatttttatttctcttcctACTTTTTATTTGTCTCATAAATATGTACCTTTGGTTGTAAGTGAAGGGATGTGGGGTTGGGGttgtttaaaggcactgtgaggaattTTCATGTAATGTTGATTATGGCAACCCCTTTGGACAAAATCATTAGTGCTTTCTGGGATGAAGACTCCATTTCCCATTAGCACCATCAGATGAAGGGGGCTCTTGGTAGCACAAACATTGGTTTTGGAGTCAAATTAATTGAATATAGATCCTTTTTGTGATACTACTCTACTTaagacaactttttgcaggatgcagagtgatgaggtaataTATTGAAGCTACATAAAATGATCAACTGCAGGGGCGCTGTTGGCTGAGCAGTCTAATTgcatgccccatatacagaggttatagtcctcgTAGCAGTGGTCAcgggttcaactcctggccttggccgtttgctgcatgtcttccctcattctctgctccccacatttcctttcgGCCCTCACCTgccctgtccattaaaggcaaaaataacaGTGCCGGTTCTGGGGAGGGACCAACAGGGGCCGGTgtccctgtaaaactgaacctggacccccctgtggccccccctccacaccaaaataatattatacaataaaaaaagctttggcaTCGCGCctatgttacaggcggaacacatgcatgtggcacttggttccagtcccttagagcgctaagggactcatgttgagtgtaaacagccaaacagctgctgtcagtctgcattttaaTATAGTACACAGttgtatatatgtctagtatatagggatgcactgattttttgccagtttgttctcagccggtccttgcccttctcagtctcttttgtcagggttgaatgtgtccctctgacaacacccttggccccagcctggcccccccagtaaaattggtctagaaccgtcaCTGGACAATACCcacaaatataacttaaaaatagataaataaataaatgattagctgtaatgtaacaaaaacaaaacttgataaactctgatttattactgcTAGCTCTGAAATCTgcaacagcagaaacaaaacattacaatgCAACGCTGGAGTTTGGGTCAGAACATTCAAGCTACTGACTCCAGTATAAACTTCAAATGTCATTCAGCCGCTGCTATCAAAGATAGCATTCAGGGAAATAAAATTACTTTTCCTGGTGAAgagattaatttatttaattcccCTTGGTAATTGACTGTAGTGCTTGTATAAACTCCTCATACATTTATAATATCATGGTCTGCTGATAGTGGAGTCAGTGTGAAATTGCATTAACATTCATTTCCCTCCTCTGAGCTCCCATCACTGCACACTTCTGACTGTCTCTCTGACCGGGGGAGTTCATGTGCTCAAGAGCCAGCTGTCCCTCCAATAACACACtcaataattcatattttaagagccctcacacacacacatactgatcTGTGTATGTTGAGACTCAGGTCAATGCAACACATTTTCACTAAACTTGGCAAGGAAGTTACAATGGAAGTGCTGACCAGTCCTGCACGCAGAGTCTTTGCTTGCTAAGGAGGCAATAaaggatgtttgtgtgtgcgtgagatAGAGATAAAGTGGCAAGAGGAGaggctgtgtgggtgtgtgttggtgtaCGTCCTCTTTACTAATGGAAATCAGATCTCTCATGTGTTGAGCCAGCAGAAGTGGAGCAATAGATCCATCATGTCACTTTGGGGTCATCCTGGCACATTGACCTTCTCTCAGATACTTAATTTCTTCTAATGCTTCAGATTTAGCCAACTCTTCGCTAGCTGTTTTAATTTGTGAATGCAAGTGTTGATGCATCATATATCTGACAGTTTAACGTACAACAGAATGAGTGGGTGGGTTTAAATTTGCTAACTTGGGTGTTTTTTCCACTAAGTGTTGGTTTCAATGTGCTGCTTTATGGAGGCTTGTTGAGGCTTGTTGGAATGTTTCTTGCTCCCACAGCTCAACAACTCATCTGCTGTTTTCCCGAGTTCTGGGTCTAGCTGCTTCTCAATCTCAAATGAACCAGACCCTCATCAAAATAATTAATCACATAGGTAAGTATAAATTAAGATCTAAGATCAATctatctctttctttttattcacatgccaccacatcacaacaaaagtGTTCTTgatagagcaggtctagaccgtactctttgtACTCACATTGATCCAATGTTAGCAAGCACTTAATAACGTAATAATGGCAATAAAGAACGTCATTGTAATAGAGCAGAAGCAAACTCATTGTTGGACAGCCATATTTTTTAACTGGATAGAtttgatatataaatatatatttacatatttttaaaaatctgcctGACTTCTCACAAGATTTTTTGGTATTTaggttcacacatgcagcccacccaGAAAATTGAAGGAATTTTTcaggtgttttgtgtgtttgtgaacacAGCTCTATGGaaaaagatcagcaaagagatgagaccTGACACTTTGTCCATCGAGGGtgtcaaaatcaacacaaaataaaagtccctTATAGGAGCTTAAATGACCTTAAATATAATTTGGAAATTGCTTGATCTTCAAGTGTACACAGCTGCTCTTGTAAACCAGAAACTCCATCATTCTGGATTGCCATATTGCTTCAACAATATGTCTGGCTTTAGTTTAAATACAATCTGTCTGTCCTACTGAACGTGTTTAAAAATGCCTCTTCAAGGATAACTTAAAGCAGAAGCTGCAGACAGGACTCAGAGACTGACCTGTACACAGGGGTGGGGAGTCCAGACTCACCTGATTGGTTCATACATTTTTATGCTCCCACACCGGTGACAGCCAAGATGAGTTGTCCATCCGTCAGGTCATCTGTTCCTCTATTAGTCTGGCCTTTTGTCCAGCTCTGTGAATGTGACAACTCAGAACGACTCAAAGGAATTTCTCCACATTTTTCAGAGATATCAGATAAAACTGAaacatataaatgtattttgacAATGCATACAATTGTGTAATTACAAAAAAGGACTTTAAGTGATGTAGATTCTACCTGGTGGACATTATGCCCAGCTGTAGACCTGAAAAAGGATCATGGAGGTACAAATACACATGGTTTTGTTAGCCTGATTTAATATTACAAAGTGGTGCATTAAAGTCATGGTTCAAATCTACCGATTGGTGTCAAAGCACGATAACTGGTCCCTTTAAAACAACAGTATCACACTCCATACATACTGCAATTACACCAATCTGACTTTTCAGGCTCTTGAACTCAGATCAAGTCATTACCTTGTTGGAAACTGAAACCTACTCATCTTTTACCACATATaaaaacgcacacacactcaggctggAGTCCACTGCCTTCTCTTTATGCTCTGCTGCATTAACAGGCACACACTCCcacccctccttccctctttctcctccccaCTTGTCCACCCCCACAGGAGCCTGATAGTGTGCAGGCTCCACAGTGCAGGACTTTTCAAATGATACCATTACCATTTCAAAGCACCTTGCTGCCGCCTTATGGACCTACAAGCTGTGGCAATGTTCAACTGAGCGGGACATTGTTTGCAACAAAACAGAATCATCACCCTACATCTTTTTATCTAAATGACAGACGATGACGACTGTAAGATACACATCTCTGTGTCTGCCTCTTCTATGTTGCCTCAATTACGGGAAAAGGGCAACAGtgctgtgtgcttgtgtgcgtgCTAAGTATCCTGCGAGGCATCACTGCCACTTGTCAGGGTtacaaaacaaaagctgtgTGGTTGCTGCTGTCAATTATGTGGCAGATATGGAGCAGAGGCCGACGGAGGGAGGGGGTAAAGAACTTGCAGGCCTTTGAGGATCCATAAAAACTGAACGGAAATTGAATACTATAGCGGACATGATTTGATTACTAGACAGGGAAGGATCAGTTCAGGGGTGTGTGTACACAGCAACACCATCCCAAAAGCTTGAGGTTTCCTCATTTAAATAGtgctaaacacacactcatacagacGTAAGCGCCCAGCGGTCCCTCCTGCAGCattaatgtctttatttatctttttatgcaCAAATGTCAACCTTTGTCAGCCTCCACTCCTGCTTCTCTCCCCCCCCCACCTTCCTCACCTTCACCAACTCACCTCTCCCTCCctgcttttttcccctcctttgtATTTGCCTCCATGCCTTCTCTCCCATTTATTCCTCTATCTCAATCTGTCTGTATTCCCCTCACTCTTTCACTGTTTTCTGCAGCTCATTGTTACAAGCTCAACACTCCtactcctccctctgtctcttatacTGTGTCCTGCATAGATATTGCACATTTCTGCACTCTATCTGCTTCTCTCTTGTTTTACCTTCCCTCAGCTTGGGGATCCTCTAGTGATGTCATCACTTCTACAGTTACCATGGTTTCTAGGGAAAGGCTCTATAATAACTGTTTGGATCAAACAGACAGGCTCTGCACTGTTTTATCtcacatcataaaaaaaacagaggggcTCAGGATGTTCAAAGGAATAACTCTTTATTACAGGGTTCAGTCTTCATTTTTGGGTTTAGGTGAAaatgtgtggtgtgttcacgagtgtgtgtatgtggtcaggTTATTGTTAACGATGGCTCTGTGTGACTGAAACAGCCCTCGTCATACAGGTCTTCTTCCAGGTCAGCCTCCTCTTCTGTGAAGTATGTAGGGAAAGGGGGATTCAGCAATGTGGAGCTCCTGTTTGGCAGGACGGTGTCTCTTACCTGCaagatacacacaaacacacacactttgttgtAGTAGCTGTGATGTAACTCTTGTTTCAGGTCGTGCTtacacaatcaaaacaaagaaaatattgtTTTGGTAAACAACAAGAAGACTTCTCCATCAATTTTGAAAGAATAAGAGGAAATATAGCCAAACTTCAACTTCTATATGAGagtgactgtaaaaaaaaaaagtgaccgCGCACTGGTTGGAGGAGGGTTAAGGATAAGTCAGAGCGTAATGGTGTGAGTGAATCCACAGCACGCAAGGAGAGCATCAATCGGCATTACAGTCTCTTACAGGTTGATCAGAATGAAGTCAAGATAAATTTACACCGCagtgagtgacaggagggaTGGGAGGACTCTGCAGCTTGTGCTGACTTAAGATGGAAATAAGTGTGGAACCCCAATGTCACTTGCAGGAAATGATACGCTATAACACATAAGTTTgccaaaaaaaagtacagtaaactcagactgtataaaacatggatgtagtctctgtgacgtcatccatttgtttctgaagcagagtttttgAAGCCTTTTGAAGGTGGTTGCCATataggaaatgctgactcaacctaccTTCAGTCGATCTAGCTTGAGGCAAAGCGGCGGTGTTACAGCAGGCTTTGAGCTTCCTTgctaaaagctacagtgtgcctgcctgtcagtcaaatcagctgtgcctctaactTTGCAAtgcttgtaatcttaatatcttcaaaactactgagtattaaaaaaaacaggctgaaatcatttttattattgctttaCAGATTGCGTTTCATGAATTGGTGTGcgtggtttccggtgcttctgcagccagcctcaagtggtaaacggaggaactgcagtttttagcacttccacatcagCTTGATTGACTTACTATCTGATGCCTTCacaccataggctgtataaaaacttaacgtagtatccgtgacgtcatccatctgttcctaggcattgttttgaagccaagtgtgaagtaaagaggtgggcctttagcctttttgctaacagctacagggtgcccgcctgtcaatcaagtcagccatgtccttatttgggccaCACTCCTAAGTGTAATATCTCAGAAAATagaattatgaaaaaattcacccccgtacagtgtgtgcccatagagaaattagctactcagacctaaactatTTTTTGAACCTGGCTTAAACATGATTACTATTACTGCAAAGATCGTCGATGAATGGGTGAGTATGTGGTTCccggtatttctgcagccagcctcaagtggatgctcgttgaactgcagcttttagcttTTAGCTTCcgaatgggcttcatattttaagaccggcgGTTACCGCTTGTTTCACACATCGGTTCCCCCCGACTTCTTGCAGAAATTTTACTTGGGGGTTGGCAGGaaaaacaataagataaaaacaatgttgggaagttttctggagttttgtgcatgtgcaaAGGAGCTCCTGTTTGACTTTAGTGCTGACAGAACAAATTTGAATTTAGACTACAAGGAGAAATGTAACCTGGGAGTGTGGAAATGTGTCACAACCAGTTGACATTATTTTCCAATTTTATTTGTCTGGATAAAATCAGCACTCTGTCATGTCACGGTCAAATTACCTAAATATTCATTAATAACAAAGAACATTGTCTAGACTTGCAGACCTGGTCAAATTTAACTATAGCTATTCCCCATTACAGGTGGACATTACGGGCTGCATATGTAATGATAAAACAATAACGAACAAACATTATTAACCTCCATGTGTATCCTTAAGTGTAATGTAATCTAGAGTGGgtcctgttgtgtgtgtgtgtgtgtgtgtgtgtgtgtagcaaaGCTGAGCTAagtgaaatgcaatgcacattTGTATTCATTATCGGttgtctgcaaaacaaataatatGCCGGGagcgcacgcacacgcacacgcacacgcacacacacacacacacacacacacacgcacacgcacacgacATGCTGAGTATGGAGATGGATGCTGTGGATATTACTAACATCATTGAGGTGCACATATTAAATCACTCACAGGACAAGCACACAAAAAGAtacctgcatgcacacacacacacacacacaggctgctgaCAGGGCACAGTGTCAATGAAGATAGATCACACCGTCTTGCAGGTGTGATGGCGTTTTTACAGGTGCAAGGTCGCTTGTTTTTGTCAGAACACTTAGCATTCTTGGGTTGACCTTCGGCTTAACAGCTACGTTAgggtatgtgtttgtgtgtgtgatcatttATACCTTCACCAAGCAGTTCTTGTGGCCGGGGACGGAGCCGTTCACATACAGCACATTATACTTGGTATTGACCCTCCAtatctgcaggagagagaggagggagacgagaggatATTAAACTGAAATTGCTTCCAAGGACGAACTTGTTAAAGAGTGTgtacgtgcatgtgtgtgtgtgtaccttcaGTCCATATGCTGTGATGTAGGTGTTTCCCATCATGCCGGGCATCTTCTTCCCTTTGAAAACTTTGGCTGGATCCTGATGACGGACAACACACATGGTCATATTACAGCATTATGAGACGCCAACTGTTCATGTCTGGCATGGATGAGACTCCTacacagtttgtgtttattgatgggtgtgtttgtgtgtttgtgtgtttgtgtgtgtgtgtgtgtgtgtgtgtcttacccCTCCAGGCCCAGAAGCTCCTGGCCTgcggtgtgtttttgtttggccATGGGTGGCCGGCTGACCTTTGAACCCCCATCGCTTCATTACGCCTTGAAAACCCTTACCgatgctgcacaaacacaaacatacaatcaTGTTGGcacgtttttttttccagtacaCATTTCCGTGGCCTTCTTGTTTCGAGGATATGATTACAAGGACAAATGTGTCCCTTTCTTGCAAAGTCAACaactgatgtatcaccaaagcatgatgctgagCTAGGATAGGATAAGAAGTAGTAGGGAAGGCCAAGAGGAGGGGAAGCTGGCGGAACAGAACTTACGATTTGGCTGTGGCGTCCACGTATTGTCCAGGACGGAAATGAGCTGCATACAGAGGAGTGcctgaacacaacacatcatcaaacatgaacaaaatTAGCTTAGCCTGTCCATGATTAAATACAGTAGTCGTTGGCATATATTGCTTTAGTTAAAAGTTAACAGATGTGTTAATACCTGGCTTGATGATGGCGTTGTCTGAAATTTTAAACGTGGTGACTTTCTGTTTTGGTGGCACGCCTGTATTTCTGAACATCTCCATGTCCTCTTCAGACCTCTGCGAGGAGGGAATGTGACAATGAAAGGAGGGAAAATTAAGTGGTTGAACAAAATTGAGCAGTGAGAAGCGGTTGGACTTTGGCATTTTGAAATTAACCGTGGGCCTGTTATGACTGTGAAAGAgccaaacacacgcacacacacaaatttggCAGCGAGTGTCTCTGACATTTGCTTTTGCTCGGCTCGCTCTCATCTcagcccccccctccctccagtCACTCtaaactcactctctctctccgtctgttgACTGAAAATGAGCCTGCCAAAGCTTCACACTCTGACAAACTCTGCCTTTGACTGTGGAGTAAAGAGGCAGCGTGAGAGGGATCCAAAAGCACTTTACGATTGACGAGTGAAACCTCAACATCAAACCTCTATCAAATCTCTATGAATAAATCACACCTTGATTTATTCATCTggtgctttgttttatttatttattgtttgagCTTTAAAAGATGATGTCATATTGAAAAGGACAAATTCTCTCTCATACATACAAACAGGTGAATCTCAACAAAATAGCTCCTGTCTAGCTTTTTTTGTCCCCGAGTGTGACAGAGAGCCAGAGCTGCTGCCCGACTCCTTCAgattttagtgtttgttttatggAGTTTTATAAGCAGTCTGAGGCAGTGATTAGAGTTTATTACAAACATATACAGACACCTCTGAAATATGTGCACCTGTCATTGTTCGTGGGATATCACACCACTGAAATCGAATGAATCCCATTTATTTAGACACCACATATGAAATACAGTCAGTGATGGTTAGTGGGTGAGTATAATATCCTGACTGCGGCTTTGTATTCATAAAAGGTCTCAGAACCGAGAGGCCTGATATGAGCTCAATGCTTCATGTGGAAATGACAAAACTCACTTTTGTCTCCATGAAGCTGTCGtgctgatttgatttttttctttgcataatCAGAAAATGAAGCCAGAGGTAAAATGAGCACAACTGTCACCTTACTGCAGGTTTTTTAAATCATAGTGACAGATTTTGTCACATTTAACATTCTCAAAGTTGTCTTTTTATCTAATGGCCAGCTTAATAACTACCATATATCTCAACTAAAAGATTTAATGCATTTTCTGTGTGCTCTAAATCTTTATAAAAATGAAGTCATCCATCTGCCCTTGTGTAATACACTATTTAAGTGGCCttgtaaaactgaaaaaacactATGTGACTCACTGGTTTTAAGCTGAGTAATGTTGGTAATTACACAacaggcagcaaaataaatgagcacaaaataattaaatgaccTTTAAGTGCTGGGACAAGTAAAGTTTACAAACACAGCGGCCCCAGaactccacacagaaatgtTTACCATCGCTATTTCTTAgctaaaatgttttgttttcttttacttttcttaCTCCTTTTACAACATTCAGTTTGATTAGAGCAAAATAACATCACTTAAGTTATAAAGGATCAGGGGTTTTGCTGCTCCACTTTTTCTAAGTTTGGTATGACTTTTAATGAGTGGACCAGTCCCAGCCAATCAAAGCTAAATATGGTTCTATAATTGACATTCACTTCCTCGACTTCATGAATTGCCCCAACCTGTGCTTGTTCAGCATCATCTATTGTCCTGCAACTGTAACTAGTATAACCCCTGACTGTTGctaaagctcctgagaggagtttttaactcTGAAATCAATACTGATACCTCCTCATGAGCTACAGAAGCAAATGAGGAGGTCTCATAATAATGATGAATTATCTGCACATCGTTATTTTTGATGTATGAGACGGCTGTCATGGGGTAGGGCGTCAGACATAGTGATTTGTAGCATGTTTTACATTCTACATGGCAAAAATTCTTAattagtgatacatttgactgcaggaaaaaagaaagaaagatgagatTCTTTGCTTAACAATGCACACAAAGGGATCAGGGAAGAGGTGGAAGGTGACGGGTTATCTGCCGGGGTTGAATAAACAACCCAAACTGGaatgtcctcacaggagctgacAGATTTGAAACTGCTAATTGTGATCTCCATATAGATATATAAAATAGAGCTGTCAAAGTTTAcacaaatgtaaatgtaaaacaagtaTCACCTTTTCAAAAAAGGCACAAGCTTTTTTAATGCTTCAAATCATCCCTCGTATTGCTGCTTAAAGTTTTGTTGTATAACGAAGCACAGACAGTTCCACTGTTAACATAGTCTGTTTGATTTTTTCCTAATAGTCTGTCTGTTTCAATCCTGAGGGAAGTACCCGGTTCTGTGAGATAAAAGCGCCACTCTACTCTCACGGTATTTGTTAACTCTGTCATTCTGCTGTTTGTGCTGAGCAGATAGCGTGCAatgtctttccttttttcattgaCAAGCATCTACCTGCTGCATCTGTGGCATGCACCGAGAGGACAGT encodes the following:
- the mrpl3 gene encoding 39S ribosomal protein L3, mitochondrial yields the protein MAAWSCRVLLLRGSRLVAPRAAAESPAHLMGCIRTVKTTTWFEENLTEDNQEYMRKSMAEEYRSQTAEKLNPLKDEPWQRHEWTEGSRRVGLVAVKLGMAPVWTKTGERHVVTMLQVQDCHVIQYLSKEEYDGRTAALMVGGKNISPFYRSEEDMEMFRNTGVPPKQKVTTFKISDNAIIKPGTPLYAAHFRPGQYVDATAKSIGKGFQGVMKRWGFKGQPATHGQTKTHRRPGASGPGGDPAKVFKGKKMPGMMGNTYITAYGLKIWRVNTKYNVLYVNGSVPGHKNCLVKVRDTVLPNRSSTLLNPPFPTYFTEEEADLEEDLYDEGCFSHTEPSLTIT